A section of the Bacillus spongiae genome encodes:
- a CDS encoding DUF3953 domain-containing protein, whose translation MLKIVRIILAIIVITTTSYSLLTEEYWLQPYSLFLLGLLMFVMGLDEFKRGKRALGSFLFITSMFSFIVLFIT comes from the coding sequence AGTAAGAATAATTTTAGCAATTATCGTTATTACTACGACAAGTTATAGCTTATTAACGGAAGAGTATTGGCTACAACCATACAGTTTATTTTTATTAGGTTTACTAATGTTTGTTATGGGGTTAGATGAATTTAAACGAGGTAAAAGAGCTTTAGGGTCTTTTCTTTTCATCACTTCTATGTTTTCATTTATAGTACTATTCATTACATAA